From a region of the Desulfovibrio legallii genome:
- a CDS encoding TRAP transporter substrate-binding protein codes for MQRREFLRKAGMGATAAVAASTGVLQAVESRAAKAPIKWRMQTYAGAALAEHVIKPQIDAFNKAANGEMVIELYTSDQLVPTSELFRAVQNGTIDAAQCDEDSMSSPADVAIFGAYFPFATRYSLDVPALFEHWGLNKIWKEAYAEIRGVEWLGAGSWDPCNFATTKPIRSLGDLKGKRVFSFPTGGKFMSQFGVVPVSLPWEDIQVALQTGELDGVCWSGITEDYTSGWAEQCKYYLTNNICGAWIGSYFANSKKWAELPEHLKTLFNLTCDSSHYYRQHWYWWGEAHYRVNGGKMELTSIPDAEWAKVEEAAHKFWDETAKKSPRCAKVVEILKKYNADMTKAGRPYRY; via the coding sequence ATGCAACGAAGGGAATTTTTGCGTAAGGCGGGTATGGGGGCCACGGCGGCCGTGGCCGCCTCCACGGGCGTGCTGCAGGCCGTAGAAAGCCGGGCCGCCAAGGCGCCCATCAAGTGGCGCATGCAGACCTATGCCGGGGCCGCGTTGGCCGAGCACGTCATCAAACCCCAGATTGACGCCTTTAACAAGGCCGCCAACGGGGAAATGGTCATTGAGCTCTACACTTCCGACCAGCTGGTGCCCACTAGCGAATTGTTCCGCGCCGTGCAGAACGGCACCATCGACGCCGCCCAGTGCGACGAAGATTCCATGTCCTCTCCGGCGGACGTGGCTATCTTTGGCGCGTATTTTCCCTTTGCCACCCGCTATTCGCTGGACGTGCCCGCGTTGTTTGAGCACTGGGGCCTGAACAAGATCTGGAAAGAAGCCTACGCCGAGATCCGGGGCGTGGAATGGCTGGGCGCAGGCTCCTGGGACCCCTGCAACTTCGCCACCACCAAGCCCATCCGCAGTCTGGGCGACCTCAAGGGGAAGCGGGTGTTTTCCTTCCCCACGGGCGGCAAGTTCATGAGCCAGTTTGGCGTGGTGCCCGTGAGCCTGCCTTGGGAAGACATTCAGGTAGCCCTGCAGACGGGCGAGCTGGACGGCGTGTGCTGGTCGGGCATTACGGAAGACTACACCTCCGGCTGGGCCGAGCAGTGCAAATACTACCTCACCAACAACATCTGCGGCGCGTGGATCGGCTCCTACTTTGCCAACAGCAAAAAGTGGGCGGAACTGCCGGAGCACCTCAAGACGCTCTTCAATCTCACCTGCGACAGCTCACACTACTATCGGCAGCACTGGTACTGGTGGGGCGAGGCGCACTACCGCGTCAACGGCGGCAAGATGGAGCTGACCTCCATTCCCGACGCCGAATGGGCCAAGGTGGAAGAGGCCGCCCACAAGTTCTGGGACGAAACGGCCAAAAAAAGTCCCCGTTGCGCTAAGGTGGTGGAGATTCTCAAAAAATACAATGCAGACATGACCAAGGCGGGACGTCCGTACCGTTACTGA
- a CDS encoding TRAP transporter small permease subunit — protein sequence MPGFIKLYVRYVDAVNRLVGRCVLYIIFVMMGILLYSAFSRYFLDSPVIWGVEMAQFCMVAYYILGGGFALLVNAHVRLDVFYARWNWRNQAKADVCTSVFLIVYLGFLLYGCLSSTWYSIEFSQHNNTAWAPPLAPIKIIMGTGIALTLLQAFSEFFKALARSRGLIIEENIPERLIVEGNLEELQGTTEKQQQSAQDKP from the coding sequence ATGCCAGGCTTCATCAAACTATACGTCCGCTACGTTGATGCCGTAAACCGCCTCGTGGGCCGTTGCGTGCTGTATATCATCTTCGTCATGATGGGAATTTTACTTTATTCGGCCTTTTCCCGCTATTTTCTTGATTCTCCGGTCATCTGGGGGGTGGAAATGGCGCAGTTCTGCATGGTGGCCTACTATATTCTTGGCGGCGGTTTCGCCCTCCTGGTCAACGCCCATGTGCGTCTGGACGTATTTTATGCGCGCTGGAACTGGCGCAACCAGGCCAAAGCTGACGTATGCACGTCTGTCTTTCTCATCGTATATTTGGGGTTTTTGCTCTATGGATGCCTTTCAAGCACCTGGTATTCCATAGAATTCAGCCAGCACAACAACACGGCCTGGGCGCCGCCCCTGGCGCCTATCAAGATCATCATGGGCACAGGCATAGCTTTGACTTTACTGCAGGCCTTCTCAGAATTTTTTAAGGCGCTGGCGCGCTCCCGTGGGCTGATTATCGAAGAAAATATTCCTGAGCGGCTTATTGTGGAAGGCAACCTGGAAGAGCTGCAGGGTACCACGGAAAAGCAACAGCAATCGGCTCAGGATAAGCCGTAA
- a CDS encoding TRAP transporter large permease translates to MLDFTFTLSHETTALLLFASMGLLMLTGQRVFAAIGFVGAVAAAFLWGTGGSQMAFNASITLMKWFPMISLPLFIYMGYVLSESGIANDLYRMFHVWMGPLPGGLALGTVGLMVAVSAMNGLSVAGLAIGASIAMPEMLKRGYDKRMVTGIIQAGSSIGLMMPPSVVLVLYGMIARQPVSTLWIAGIGPALLLAAMLTLYIVIRCKLNPALAPALSKEELASISPEERRRLLRAGLLPLVIIVAVTGSFLTGMASLVESSAVGALVATLAAYFKKRLTRKVMNVALVQTLSVSCMFMWIIMGALCFSSVFDGLGAVHAIKTLFLDGWHLSPWGVLIVMQISFLILGMFLDDTAMLIIVAPLYIPLVKALGFDPIWYGVLYTITCQIAYMTPPLGYNLFLMKAMAPKGVTMNDIYASILPVVSLLLLSLILVMIFPDIAMYLTRAFK, encoded by the coding sequence ATGCTGGATTTTACCTTTACCCTTTCGCATGAGACCACGGCCCTGCTGCTGTTTGCATCCATGGGGCTGCTCATGCTCACCGGGCAGCGCGTTTTTGCGGCCATCGGCTTTGTGGGGGCCGTGGCGGCGGCTTTTTTGTGGGGCACGGGCGGCTCGCAGATGGCCTTCAACGCCAGCATCACGCTCATGAAGTGGTTTCCCATGATTTCCCTGCCCCTGTTCATCTACATGGGCTATGTGCTGTCTGAATCAGGCATAGCCAATGACCTTTACCGCATGTTCCACGTCTGGATGGGCCCCCTGCCCGGCGGTCTGGCCCTGGGCACCGTGGGTCTGATGGTGGCGGTTTCGGCCATGAACGGCCTGAGTGTGGCCGGGCTTGCCATCGGGGCCAGCATCGCCATGCCGGAGATGCTCAAACGCGGCTATGACAAGCGCATGGTCACGGGCATTATCCAGGCGGGCAGCAGCATTGGTCTTATGATGCCGCCCAGCGTGGTGCTGGTGCTCTACGGCATGATCGCCCGCCAGCCCGTGAGCACGCTGTGGATAGCCGGCATTGGCCCGGCCCTGCTGCTGGCCGCCATGCTCACGCTCTACATCGTCATCCGCTGCAAGCTCAATCCGGCCCTGGCTCCGGCCCTTTCCAAGGAGGAGCTGGCGTCCATCAGTCCGGAAGAAAGGCGTCGTCTGCTGCGGGCAGGGCTGCTGCCTCTGGTCATCATCGTGGCCGTGACGGGTTCCTTCCTCACGGGCATGGCCAGCCTGGTGGAAAGCTCCGCCGTAGGCGCGCTGGTGGCCACGCTGGCTGCCTATTTCAAAAAGCGGCTGACCCGCAAGGTGATGAACGTGGCGCTGGTGCAGACCCTGAGCGTGAGCTGCATGTTCATGTGGATCATCATGGGCGCACTCTGCTTCAGCTCCGTGTTTGACGGTCTGGGCGCTGTGCACGCCATCAAGACGCTGTTTCTTGACGGCTGGCACCTGAGCCCCTGGGGCGTGCTCATCGTCATGCAGATATCCTTTCTGATTCTGGGCATGTTTCTGGACGATACCGCCATGCTTATCATTGTGGCCCCGCTGTATATTCCCCTGGTCAAGGCCCTGGGCTTTGACCCCATCTGGTACGGCGTGCTCTACACCATCACCTGCCAGATTGCCTACATGACGCCTCCTCTGGGCTACAATCTCTTTCTTATGAAGGCCATGGCCCCCAAGGGCGTAACCATGAACGACATCTACGCCTCCATTCTGCCCGTGGTTTCCCTTTTGCTGCTGAGCCTTATCCTGGTCATGATCTTTCCCGACATCGCCATGTATCTGACCAGGGCTTTCAAGTAG
- a CDS encoding ethanolamine ammonia-lyase subunit EutB yields MDSRTSLRELLAKASPLRSGDILAGVAADNDEERVRAQMALAETPLKRFLEEPVVPYEEDEITRLILDGHDAAAFAPVSSFTVGDLRDWLLTDAADAASLAALAPGLTPEMAAAASKLMRVQDLILAASKCRVVSRFRDTIGLPGHFSVRLQPNHPTDDARGILASTIDGLYYGSGDAVIGINPASDSLENIARLNYLLDGLIRRYEIPTQSCILTHVTNTLELINRGVPVDLCFQSIAGTEKANASFGINLALLDEAWQATLDLGRGTVGDNVMYFETGQGSALSANAHYGVDQQTIECRAYAVARRYRPLLVNTVVGFIGPEYLYNGKQIIRAGLEDHCCGKLLGLPMGVDICYTNHAEADQDDMDTLLTLLGAAGCNFIMGIPGADDIMLNYQSTSFHDAAYLRKLLHKRPAPEFEAWLEGMGIHGPQGELLPPDGALLALEKQVSAAEEGI; encoded by the coding sequence ATGGACAGCCGCACTTCTTTACGCGAGCTGCTGGCCAAGGCGTCGCCCCTGCGTTCGGGCGACATCCTGGCCGGGGTAGCTGCCGACAACGACGAAGAGCGCGTGCGCGCTCAGATGGCCCTGGCCGAAACGCCCCTCAAGCGCTTTCTGGAAGAGCCGGTGGTGCCCTACGAGGAGGACGAAATCACCCGTCTGATTCTGGACGGCCACGACGCCGCAGCCTTTGCACCGGTCAGTTCCTTCACGGTAGGGGATCTGCGCGACTGGCTGCTTACCGACGCGGCGGACGCGGCAAGCCTGGCGGCCCTGGCCCCCGGCCTCACGCCCGAAATGGCGGCGGCGGCCAGCAAGCTCATGCGCGTGCAGGATTTGATTCTGGCGGCCTCCAAATGCCGGGTGGTCAGCCGCTTTCGGGATACCATCGGCCTGCCCGGCCATTTTTCGGTCAGGCTGCAGCCCAACCACCCCACGGACGACGCCCGCGGCATCCTGGCCTCTACCATTGACGGCCTGTACTACGGTTCGGGCGATGCGGTCATCGGCATCAACCCCGCCTCGGACAGCCTGGAAAACATAGCCCGCCTCAACTATCTGCTGGACGGGCTCATCCGACGTTATGAAATCCCCACCCAAAGCTGCATACTCACCCATGTGACCAACACGCTGGAGCTCATCAACCGCGGCGTGCCCGTGGACCTCTGCTTTCAGTCCATTGCGGGTACGGAAAAAGCCAACGCCAGCTTTGGCATCAATTTGGCCCTACTGGACGAGGCCTGGCAGGCCACGCTGGATCTGGGGCGCGGCACAGTGGGCGACAACGTTATGTATTTTGAAACCGGGCAGGGCAGCGCTCTTTCCGCCAACGCCCACTATGGCGTGGACCAGCAAACCATAGAATGCCGCGCCTACGCCGTGGCCCGTCGCTACCGCCCCCTGCTGGTGAACACGGTGGTGGGCTTTATCGGGCCGGAATACCTCTATAATGGCAAGCAGATTATCCGCGCGGGTCTGGAGGACCACTGCTGCGGCAAACTGCTGGGCCTGCCCATGGGCGTGGACATCTGCTATACCAACCACGCAGAGGCCGACCAGGACGACATGGACACCCTGTTGACCCTGTTGGGCGCGGCGGGCTGCAATTTCATCATGGGCATACCGGGCGCGGACGACATTATGCTCAACTATCAGTCTACTTCCTTCCACGACGCCGCTTACCTGCGTAAGCTCTTGCATAAGCGCCCGGCGCCGGAGTTCGAGGCCTGGCTGGAAGGTATGGGCATTCACGGCCCGCAGGGAGAACTGCTGCCTCCCGACGGGGCCCTGCTGGCTTTGGAAAAGCAGGTGAGCGCGGCAGAAGAGGGCATTTGA
- the eutC gene encoding ethanolamine ammonia-lyase subunit EutC gives MRADPWGELRGYTDARIALGRCGVSLPHDQWLRFRLAHAQARDAVLTSFDAAAVRADLEAAGLRCLELASAARHKDEFLTRPDKGRRLSEAAYAELGRFAATPGVAGADVSVVISDGLSARAVHENAAPFAVAFLERVRAAGLRAAPVVLVRYGRVAVADEVASLLRARLVVILIGERPGLSSPNSLGVYLTYAPFPGCTDEARNCISNVRPGGLSMEEGVRKLCYLVQGAFARGFTGVHLKDDMPADYLPFAPQYGALAAGGPGTDG, from the coding sequence GTGAGGGCTGATCCCTGGGGTGAACTGCGTGGCTACACTGACGCCCGCATCGCTCTGGGCCGCTGTGGCGTGAGCCTGCCCCACGACCAGTGGCTGCGCTTCCGCCTGGCCCATGCCCAGGCGCGGGACGCGGTGCTCACGTCCTTTGACGCGGCCGCCGTGCGCGCGGATCTGGAAGCCGCCGGGCTGCGCTGTCTGGAGCTGGCCAGTGCCGCCCGCCACAAGGATGAGTTTCTGACCCGGCCGGACAAGGGCCGTCGCCTGAGCGAGGCCGCTTACGCGGAGCTGGGGCGGTTTGCGGCAACGCCGGGCGTGGCCGGGGCGGACGTAAGCGTGGTTATCAGCGACGGGCTTTCGGCCCGTGCTGTGCACGAAAACGCGGCCCCTTTTGCCGTGGCTTTTCTGGAGCGCGTGCGGGCCGCCGGTCTGCGCGCCGCCCCTGTAGTCCTGGTGCGCTATGGACGGGTAGCCGTGGCCGACGAGGTGGCCTCTCTGTTGCGGGCCCGCCTGGTGGTCATTCTTATCGGCGAGCGCCCCGGCCTCAGTTCGCCCAATTCTCTGGGTGTGTATCTGACCTATGCGCCCTTTCCCGGCTGTACGGATGAAGCCCGCAACTGCATCTCCAACGTGCGCCCCGGCGGCTTGAGCATGGAAGAGGGCGTGCGCAAGCTCTGCTACCTGGTGCAGGGGGCTTTTGCGCGCGGCTTCACGGGCGTGCATCTCAAGGATGATATGCCTGCGGACTATCTGCCCTTTGCGCCGCAGTACGGCGCGCTTGCCGCCGGCGGCCCCGGTACGGACGGCTGA
- the hlyD gene encoding secretion protein HlyD, which translates to MAISRKTFGLAAVGAVLLVAAFLLWRWWDQRDQGPLTLYGNVDIRQVDLAFRVGGRIAAVLVDEGDAVTPGQPLARLDVDLLTQQRDQAAAVLAQQQAALARLERGYRVEEIAQAKADVSAATAVAENAAINLKRVTAMRASNAISQKELDNARAGDKQARARLRSAQDQLDMLLSGYREEDVLAQKAAVDAAAASLEHAQIQLRDAQLVAPQKGIVLTRAREAGAIVQAGQTVYTLTLTDPVWLRAYVDEPNLGRVKPGMAVKIYVDAAPGKVFSGRVGFIAPTAEFTPKTVETREVRTALVYRLRVQAQDPENVMRQGMPVTLVLEDSPAP; encoded by the coding sequence ATGGCTATTTCCCGTAAAACGTTCGGCCTTGCGGCCGTGGGGGCCGTCCTTCTGGTGGCGGCCTTTTTGCTTTGGCGCTGGTGGGACCAGCGCGACCAAGGCCCGCTGACCCTTTACGGCAATGTGGATATCCGGCAGGTGGATCTGGCCTTTCGCGTGGGCGGGCGCATTGCGGCTGTGCTGGTGGACGAGGGCGACGCCGTGACGCCGGGCCAGCCTTTGGCGCGTCTGGATGTGGACCTGCTCACGCAGCAGCGCGATCAGGCCGCCGCCGTGCTGGCCCAGCAGCAGGCCGCCCTGGCGCGTCTGGAGCGCGGCTACCGGGTGGAGGAAATCGCCCAGGCCAAAGCTGATGTCAGCGCGGCCACGGCTGTGGCCGAAAACGCCGCCATCAACCTCAAGCGCGTAACAGCCATGCGCGCGTCCAACGCCATTTCACAGAAAGAGCTGGATAACGCCCGCGCCGGGGACAAGCAGGCCCGCGCCCGCCTGCGTTCGGCCCAGGACCAGCTGGACATGTTGCTTTCCGGATATCGTGAAGAAGACGTGCTGGCCCAGAAAGCGGCGGTGGACGCGGCAGCAGCCTCTCTGGAGCACGCGCAGATTCAGCTGCGCGACGCGCAGCTGGTTGCCCCGCAAAAGGGCATTGTGCTCACCCGCGCGCGCGAGGCCGGGGCTATTGTGCAGGCTGGGCAGACCGTCTACACCCTTACGCTCACGGACCCCGTCTGGCTGCGCGCCTATGTGGACGAACCCAACCTGGGCCGCGTCAAACCGGGCATGGCCGTGAAGATTTATGTGGACGCCGCGCCGGGCAAGGTCTTTTCCGGTCGGGTGGGCTTTATCGCCCCTACGGCGGAATTTACGCCTAAAACAGTGGAAACGCGCGAGGTGCGCACAGCTCTGGTTTACCGCCTGCG